The DNA region TACCATTTTTGGATTAGGATGGGCATTAGCAGGTGCTTGCCCAGGGCCTATGTATATACTTTTAGGCGCTGGAGTATTCAGTATGTTGATAGTTATTGCAGCGGCAACCTTAGGCACCTTTGCTTATGGAGTGCTCAGGAGTAAACTACCCCATTAAAATAAACAGAAACCCTATTACACGATTTCTGCACTCAACCCCGCCTCCAATAATTTACCACAACGCGGTTCCAAATCCTTATACTCTCCGGTTTTTACCGTACACTTACCATTATAGTGTACAATAAGTGAGCATTGCTCCGCTTGAACAGGCGTATGATCACAAACATCAACTAAGGTTTCAATAACATGATCAAAAGTATTGACCTCATCATTGAATAAAACAATCTCGTTCTGTTTTACAACTTCTTCTTCTAATAATAGTTCTTCCGATACTTTTTCTTTGAAACTCATACTCATCAATTTAAAATAGTATACCTCTCTAAAATACGTATTTTACCGCAACCCAATTATTTTTTTCCAGATTTTTTTTAAACTTTAATCCTGACTTTACACAGGTTTCACTTATTAACGGAATATCTTCCGTATAGAATCCGCTTAAGAAAAGTGTTCCGTTTTCCTTTAGGTTTTCAGCGTAAACGGGAATGTCCGCCAATAGAATGTTCCTATTGATATTAGCTATTATGGTATCATACTTTCGCTCTCCCAGCAACGAAGAATCGCCTTCAAAGACTGAAATGTGGCTACAGTTATTTCGTTCTACATTTTCCTTTGCATTTAGATAACACCAATTATCAATATCTATAGCATCAATGTGTTTGGCATTTTTCATTGCGGCCAAAATGGCCAAAACTCCAGTACCACTACCCATATCCAAAACATCTTTTCCGTCAAAATCATTTTCAAGAATAAACTCCAGCATCATATGCGTGGTCTCATGGTGCCCCGTACCAAAGCTCATTTTTGGCTCAATAACAATATCATATTGAACTTCTGGCTTTTCGTGAAATGGCGCACGAACTACACACTGATCCGCAACTTGAATAGCTTCAAAATTCTCTTCCCAAGTGGCATTCCAGTTTTCTTGTTCTATTTCTTTTACCGAAAATTCAACCTGAAACAATTCATTATCAAGAATTTCTACGGACTCTAGAATATCCTCGTTCCAATCACCCTTTTGGATATAGGCCAAGACCCCTTCCTCATTCTCCACAAAACTCTCAAAACCAACCTCACCCAGTTCCGCAATTAAAATATCCGATCCAGGTTGCAATGGTGTTATGGTAAAATTATATTCAATGTATATGATGTTTGACATTTTTCTTTTTTGAACGGGTTCTTGGTCGTTTTTATCTTCAAGTACTTACGAAAACCTTAAAAGACTTTCTTCACTGTGCTATTTGCAATTTCACTCTTAAAATGAAAACCCTTTCCGCAACGGTTGGGAAAGGGTTTTTTAAAAAATACTATTCCAATTTATTAGATAGCTTTTATAATAGCTACAAAATCATCTGCAACCAATGAAGCTCCTCCAATAAGGCCACCATCTACATCTGGCTTACCAAAAATTTCTTCAGCATTAGCAGGCTTTACACTACCTCCGTAAAGGATGGAAACATTGTTTGCTATTGAAGCATCATATGCTTCTGTAATTGTTTTACGGATGAAAGCGTGCATTTCCTGAGCTTGTTCCGGCGAAGCTGTTTCACCCGTTCCAATGGCCCATACAGGCTCATACGCCAAAATTATCTTACTCCAATCAGAAGCTTCCAAAGAGAAAAGTGCATTCTTCAACTGACTTTCAACTACTTTAAAATGATTGTCGGATTTTCTATCTTCAAGCTCTTCACCAAAGCAAAACATAACCCGAATGTTCTTTGATAAGGCAGTAGCTACTTTTTTTGCTAAAATCTCATCAGTTTCACCAAAGTAAGCCCTTCTTTCCGAGTGACCAATTATTGCTGTATCTATACCGATATTCAACAACATATCTGCAGAAATCTCACCTGTATAAGCACCATTTTCAGCAAAGTGCATATTCTGGGCAATAACCTCAACTACCGAAGAATCTAAAGCTTTTACCGCAGATGCCAAGTTTACGTATGTTGGCGCAACCATAACTTCCGCTTGTGTATCTGGCAATTTAGCTGCCAATTCTGTCAACAAAGCTTCAGTTTCAGCTAAGTTTTTATTCATTTTCCAGTTTCCTGCAACAATTTTACTTCTCATTTTCAATGTATTTTGCGTTATGTATGGGGTATGACCTAAAGTTATCGACTTCAAAAATCAATCGAAAATCAACTCATCTAAATCATTATAATGTACTTTTTGTTTTATAGTTCCTTTTTCCAAAACCAGGGCTCCAGGATTGGATCGGACAATTGTTTTTAAAGCGGTCTCGTCCGTAAAATAAAATTCAAAATTAAGCTTATATTCTTTCATCAAAGCGTCTTTTAGCTCGTCATTAGAAGCGGACATACCGATTACCTTATAGCCTTTTTTCACCGCTCTATCCGTCACTTTTTTAACCTCGGAATACTTGTCCCTATTTGTCTTATGAAGGTCATACGCTATTATCATTACCAATTTGGGCTCCTGCAATAAAGAATCCGCAAAATTAACGCCCTCCTGCTCTATGGTAAAATCATGAATAGGTGGCTCATAGCCTTTTTGAACTTCGGTAGTTTCTACATCAACAAACTCGCCGTCTACTTGGGGGTAATCTCCTTGGGTAACGATTATTTTATCCTCTCCATTAACGTTAAACCGCCAGGCATAATCATAAATTGGCTTGGGTGCATCATCTGGCACCGTCATACCTTCACTAATATTATCTCCAATTTTATACGGCCTAAAGTCTATAACAGGCAGGTGGTTCAGCACATATACACAGTACCCGACACAAAGCACTAATGATGCAAGTGTTACAATTCTCTTTGCATTAGCTCCAAAAATGGGCGTTATATATTTTCTGCCTTTGAAAAGGAGAATAATGAGCGCAAGAAGGATAATATCTTTTGAAAACGATTCCCAAGGTGTAAGTTTAATAGCGTCTCCAAAACAACCACAATCCGTCACCTTATTGAAGTACGCCGAATAAAATGTTAAAAAAGTGAACCCAATTATCATTAACAACAAGCTCCACACAGTAAACTTCACTCTAAAACCTACTAAGAGCATCACTCCTAAAAGCACTTCAAAAATCACTACAAAAATAGAAATTGCTAAAGCGTGAGGCTCAAAAAATGGAAGGTCAAGCACACCAGAACTAAAATATTCTTCTAACTTAAACGAAAAACCTACGGGGTCATTCAGTTTTACAAAACCACTAATGATAAAAAGTATACCTACAAACACTCGGCTAATGCCTACAAGATATTTCATATTATGATTTAGGGGTTACACCAAGATGGATCATCGCAAAAATTGCATAGTTGACCATATCTTGATAATTAGCATCAATACCTTCGCTTACTAGAGTCTTTCCTTTATTGTCCTCAATTTGTTTAACCCGTAAAAGTTTTTGCAAAATTAGGTCTGTTAAAGAACTGACTCGCATATCTCGCCAGGCCTCACCATAATCATGGTTTTTATTTTCCATAAGTGTTTTGGTGGTAGTAGCATGTTTATCAAAAAGAGATACGGCCTCTTCTACGGAAAGATCTGGCTGATCGGCAATACCCTTCTCCAATTGAACAAGTGCCATTATAGAATAGTTAATAATCCCTATAAACTCGGAACGTTCGCCTTCGTCTACTCTGCGCACTTCATTTTCTTGCAAACTTCGGATGCGCTGCGCCTTAATAAAAATCTGATCCGTTAATGAGGGAAGTCTTAAGATCCGCCAAGCACTACCGTAGTCTTTCATTTTCTTTTCAAAGAGGTCTCTACAAATTTTGATTACCTCATCATATTCTTCGGATGTCTTATGCATGGCTATCCCTTCTAATTTGCGTAAATTTCACTCAAAATTTTGAATTATTCAAAGTTCGTGTTTTAAACTTGGTTAATCAAGGGATACGGCTTCAACTTTATCACATATGACCCTAAATTGTAAAGGCAAGCTCATTGACCTATCTACTCCAAAAGTAATGGGCATTTTAAACCATACCCCCGATTCGTTTTTCGACGGTGGAAAATACCAAAATGAGACTGCAATTCTAACGCAAGTCGAAAAAATGCTGAATGATGGAGCCACCTTTATTGATGTTGGCGGCTACAGTTCTAGACCCGGTGCCGACCATGTTACAGAAGATGAGGAATTAAATCGTATGGCACCTCTTACAACCTTATTAATCAGTCATTTTCCTGAAATTATTCTATCCATAGATACGTTTAGAAGTAAAGTAGCTTCCACTTGTCTCGATGCAGGCGCCGCTATTATTAATGATATATCTGCAGGAAAACTTGACGAAAACATGCTTTCTACGGTAGCCAAACATCACGCACCATACATTATGATGCACATGAAAGGGTCTCCTCAAAACATGCAGCAACAAACAGACTACAACAACCTTTTGGTAGATATCATACAGTATTTTTCAGAGCGAATTGCAGCTGCCAAAGCATTGGGGATTAATGATATTATGGTAGACCCAGGCTTTGGTTTTGCTAAAACCACGGATCAGAATTATGAAATTCTACAAAAACTTGAGCTTTTTAAGAACTTAGACCACCCTATTTTAATTGGTGTAAGCAGAAAATCCATGATTTACAAAGTACTTAAAACCGATGCAGAGAGGGCCTTAAACGGCACAACGGCACTTCATATGGCAGCATTAATGAAAGGCGCCAATATTTTAAGGGTTCATGACGTTAAAGAAGCGTATGAATGTGTTAAACTTGCAGAAGAATTAATGCCTTGTTAAAAGTGTATGGTTTTCATTAATTTTACAAAAACACCTCCGAATTGGATTTTCTGAATTTTCTTGAATTTAAGATTACCGACATACTAGATATTATTCTGGTAGCCATACTGCTGTACTACATTTACAAATTAGTACGCGGCTCTGTAGCTATTAATATTTTTATCGGTATCGTTATTGTTTGGGGTTTTTGGAAACTTACAGAACTATTGGGCATGGAAATGATCAGTAGCCTGGTGGGTGCCTTTATGCAAGTAGGCCTTATTGCCTTGATTATTGTTTTTCAACAAGAAATTAGAAAATTTCTTTTAATGATTGGATCTACCAACTTTGCCAATAAAAGAAACTTCATAAAACATTTTAAGTTTTTAAAGCAGGATGGTGTCTCCGTAAGCATGGATGTGGATGCCATTATTTCCGCTTGCAAAAAAATGAGTTCTACTAAAACAGGTGCCTTAATTGTTTTAGAACGAAATAACTCTTTGGACTACATAAAATCTTCTGGGGACAAAATGCATATTGAAGTAAACAAGCCTATTTTAGAAAGCATCTTTTATAAGAACAGCCCGTTGCACGATGGTGCCGCAGTCATAGAAAACAACTACGTGGTTGCTACTAGGGTAATTTTACCTGTTTCTAACGAACGCAACATACCTTTGCGCTATGGTCTTCGCCACAGGGCGGCTGTTGGTATTTCTGAAAAAACA from Zobellia alginiliquefaciens includes:
- a CDS encoding ATP-dependent Clp protease adaptor ClpS, translating into MSFKEKVSEELLLEEEVVKQNEIVLFNDEVNTFDHVIETLVDVCDHTPVQAEQCSLIVHYNGKCTVKTGEYKDLEPRCGKLLEAGLSAEIV
- the prmA gene encoding 50S ribosomal protein L11 methyltransferase → MSNIIYIEYNFTITPLQPGSDILIAELGEVGFESFVENEEGVLAYIQKGDWNEDILESVEILDNELFQVEFSVKEIEQENWNATWEENFEAIQVADQCVVRAPFHEKPEVQYDIVIEPKMSFGTGHHETTHMMLEFILENDFDGKDVLDMGSGTGVLAILAAMKNAKHIDAIDIDNWCYLNAKENVERNNCSHISVFEGDSSLLGERKYDTIIANINRNILLADIPVYAENLKENGTLFLSGFYTEDIPLISETCVKSGLKFKKNLEKNNWVAVKYVF
- the tpiA gene encoding triose-phosphate isomerase, which produces MRSKIVAGNWKMNKNLAETEALLTELAAKLPDTQAEVMVAPTYVNLASAVKALDSSVVEVIAQNMHFAENGAYTGEISADMLLNIGIDTAIIGHSERRAYFGETDEILAKKVATALSKNIRVMFCFGEELEDRKSDNHFKVVESQLKNALFSLEASDWSKIILAYEPVWAIGTGETASPEQAQEMHAFIRKTITEAYDASIANNVSILYGGSVKPANAEEIFGKPDVDGGLIGGASLVADDFVAIIKAI
- a CDS encoding BT_3928 family protein, which produces MKYLVGISRVFVGILFIISGFVKLNDPVGFSFKLEEYFSSGVLDLPFFEPHALAISIFVVIFEVLLGVMLLVGFRVKFTVWSLLLMIIGFTFLTFYSAYFNKVTDCGCFGDAIKLTPWESFSKDIILLALIILLFKGRKYITPIFGANAKRIVTLASLVLCVGYCVYVLNHLPVIDFRPYKIGDNISEGMTVPDDAPKPIYDYAWRFNVNGEDKIIVTQGDYPQVDGEFVDVETTEVQKGYEPPIHDFTIEQEGVNFADSLLQEPKLVMIIAYDLHKTNRDKYSEVKKVTDRAVKKGYKVIGMSASNDELKDALMKEYKLNFEFYFTDETALKTIVRSNPGALVLEKGTIKQKVHYNDLDELIFD
- a CDS encoding DUF1599 domain-containing protein, producing the protein MHKTSEEYDEVIKICRDLFEKKMKDYGSAWRILRLPSLTDQIFIKAQRIRSLQENEVRRVDEGERSEFIGIINYSIMALVQLEKGIADQPDLSVEEAVSLFDKHATTTKTLMENKNHDYGEAWRDMRVSSLTDLILQKLLRVKQIEDNKGKTLVSEGIDANYQDMVNYAIFAMIHLGVTPKS
- the folP gene encoding dihydropteroate synthase, whose translation is MTLNCKGKLIDLSTPKVMGILNHTPDSFFDGGKYQNETAILTQVEKMLNDGATFIDVGGYSSRPGADHVTEDEELNRMAPLTTLLISHFPEIILSIDTFRSKVASTCLDAGAAIINDISAGKLDENMLSTVAKHHAPYIMMHMKGSPQNMQQQTDYNNLLVDIIQYFSERIAAAKALGINDIMVDPGFGFAKTTDQNYEILQKLELFKNLDHPILIGVSRKSMIYKVLKTDAERALNGTTALHMAALMKGANILRVHDVKEAYECVKLAEELMPC
- the cdaA gene encoding diadenylate cyclase CdaA, translating into MDFLNFLEFKITDILDIILVAILLYYIYKLVRGSVAINIFIGIVIVWGFWKLTELLGMEMISSLVGAFMQVGLIALIIVFQQEIRKFLLMIGSTNFANKRNFIKHFKFLKQDGVSVSMDVDAIISACKKMSSTKTGALIVLERNNSLDYIKSSGDKMHIEVNKPILESIFYKNSPLHDGAAVIENNYVVATRVILPVSNERNIPLRYGLRHRAAVGISEKTDALALVVSEETGHISYIKNGRFVDFGSMDELSSIIKDDLID